GTGTTACCTCGaatgtaggaaagtttttcccgttcgacaatatgcatctccacgagttgtgaccaaacGTCATAGTTTGATTTAGTCAAAATAATTCCTGGATAAAAAGtaccttcagattgaaaaacaatagtatttttttcactttttttttttatattttttttttatcgcgAAGGAGGGGCGATGACTGGCCTTACCGAAAAAAATATCTAGGATTCCAGTTCCATGGCTCTAATACcaacttcaaattgatgaatgttaggttttcattgattatttcattcgttcatgtatagagtatatatagaggatAATCACTAtgctaagaatgggaaagaatgatacaaggaatgaatgatataaggaaagaacaactaatatcatAATATCTGAACATTCCTATATCTCaattttcctaatatctaaacattgctaatatctcaacatataACAACCCTCgaaaaaattcttcaaagataaatttctattaaattttttgttaaatatgttttttaaatcaataattaggttttatttggAGGTTGTTCTTGCAAATAGttttataactcaaaaaatatttatgaaattttttataaaacaagttgagaatttgttttaaaattgaattattcttttagaataaatttgagatgattttattattattattattattttaagttttcttattaacaattaaaaatatcaaaaatactttgaaaatttttgtattatatatataaaaacacaTTTTCGTTACCTTCGCTAATAAATAGAGAAAACTCTCTCTCATATTtgagttatcaaataaaattttattcctcAAAATAACtgaatttatcaaataaaattttatattatttttaagaatgttCCAAAACctttatttctaataattttttaagcatatcttatttctttttttcttttccttccatccttccatttttaataataatttccaaaGGGGTAGCCGCCCGTCGTTGACACATCTCAAAGTGTTGAAACGGAAAAAGAGAAGTGGTGAGATTTATAGATAGGCGTGGGAATTAAGAAAGCAATAATGGTAGATGTGAATGGGACTTCTTGCAAGTGGAAAGGCAAAAAGGGGGATGCCAAGTTAAAATGATTTGGTAGTTGGtaatgggaatgggaatgggaatggtAATGGCAATGGTAActaattattactttgttataccattttaaaaaaaaaaatttttaaaaagcaaaattaaaatatcCCTGGAGGCCACATATGACAGTAAGCGATGGTAAGTGTTCTACTAAATTAGCATTTCAATTGAACCCATACAAACAAGAAAaggtccttttcttttttgcctCCTCTTTGATTTGAGTATCAGGAGACCATAAAAAAGGTTCGATCACATTGGCTTGTAACCCAATGAAATTGgtatcatatcaaaatttaaaatcataaacaaataaaattctcGTGAAgattacaaaataatgaaataacaaatagaTTATTAGAGATAGGTGATTataattaccatttttttttctttttgttttctgagaaaatgaaggggacataaaaataataaataaataaagtcaaTGTGAGCGAGTGGGTGAGTGGATACGGGGGAGCGAGTGGGGGTTGGGGAGAATTCTGAATTTATGTGGCTTGCATATCCTTGCTTCCATGCAAGGATTTCTACTTCCAAATGAGGCATCAACCCAGAAGGGATTCTAGAGAGACGGAggccttctctctcttctttatATTTGGGTTTGTGCCTATTTGTTGATAATACTGGCATTAGACTCGTCTATGAACCTATCCCTTGAGTTGGATATTggcttcctcatttcaactatCCAAGACTGAGAGGAGAGATACCACTTTGAGCAGGGTTTTTTTGGGTGTCAGATCATGTTTTTGGTGGTGAAAGCAGTGAATCCTGAGATGTGTTCTTGTTTTTTTGGGTTGATAAAGCAACAACAATCATGATCTGGATTCTAAACCGTCCTGTTCCTGATCTGGAACTCTCTTAGATTCCCCTCTTTCTCTGACATTCTTGTTGTTTTCCTTGGAAAGTGATGGAAAATTCACCATACTGTGAAATGTTTTGAGcgttcttttattttctttttcaattttttttttgtccggATTTGATGGAAAACAATCAAGAACAGAAGCACGAGTGCAAGGTCTGCAAGAAGAGGTTCTTCAGTGGAAGATCCTTGGGAGGTCATATGAGGTGCCATATGGCGATGAATCCAGCTCCGAGGGATGAGAATCCCATTGAAAGCGACATAGGTTTTGAAGatggtggtgatggtgatggCGGTGGTCAAACTGGTTATGGCCTAAGAGAAAACCCCAAGAAGTCATGGAGGCTTTCAGGATCAAACCAGACTGCTCCAAagcaagaagaagaacaagaacGAGAGCAATACCATATCTGTAAAGTATGTGGCAAAGGGTTTAACTCATCCAGAGCTCTCTTTGGTCACATGAGGCATCACTCTAGGCAAGAAAATCTCTGCAGAGAATGTGGAAAAGGGTTTAGTTCATTGAGAGCTTTGTCCGGTCATATGAGATGCCATTCTGAAAGATTTCGGGCAGTCGATGAATCGAGGACTAGTTGCCAATCCCAAGATGAGACTTCCTGCCCCACCAGGAGGAAGCGATCCCAGAGGTACAAGATGACTTCAAATCCTTCTTTCTCCAATTTCAATGATTCTTCATCTGTCACTCTGAGTGAGCCAGAACTAGAAGAAGGGGCTTTGTGTTTGATGTTGCTGTCTAGGGCTGTGAGGAGTTGGGAAGAGTTTTATTCTGTTTCTGAGTCTTCTGATAACAATTCTGTGATTGCTGAAGCTAAATCCTCTCATCAAAATACGCCAATTATAAAGGATGAGggtgaaaattttgtttctgatGGCCGTGAGACCTCAAAGatgttgaaagaaaaagagaagatgtTAGAGTCTTGTGTTCTGGAATCTGGGAATGTTTTGTTTGAGAAGAAAACAACTGAAACTGGCAGTTCTGATTCAGGGTTTGTAAGTCACCATGAAACGAGGGTTGAATTGGAAGTTTGTGCTGATGATGGCTTAAAGAAGAAATTGGATGTTGAATCCCAATATGAGTTGTGTGATAGTGAGATTGAGAAGAAATTTCATagtgaaatcaaaatcaagaccACCGATGTGGAATTAGGTAATATTGATCTGCTGACAATTGGGTTGCAGGAGGCTAATTCAGAATATGTGAAGCATAATTCAAGCAAGAGAGCCAAGTGTGAGCCTTCTGAACCtgatttggaaggaaatttCTGCAATAAAAGGAGCCCCGCTgctcaaaataaaagaatttacaagtgtaGCATCTGCAGCAAGATTTTCCAGTCCCATCGGGTGCTTGGAGGCCACAGGATGAGGTGCCTTGCATCAAAAAGCAAGAGCTGTGGAAAAAGCATCCAGACTAATAAGATTCTCCCTGATGGCAAAGCTAATTCCAAACTTGAAAAGCGTGAATACAATGAGAATTCAATTGGGCAGGAGGCAGCTAGAGTGAGTGGGATGAACTGTGAGTTAAAGAGAAGTAAGGATTATGAGTGTGAGATCTGCTTCAAGGTTTTTGCATCTGGACAAGCTTTGGGTGGTCACAAGAGGGCACATTATGCTGGGAGCTCTGAAACCGGAGAGGAAGGGACCACACTTGTACAGCAAGAGCATTCTGATGTTTCTGACATTTTTGATCTTAATCTCCCCATTGCTCCTGAAGAAGGGGGGGCCAATGAGCATGTTGGGTTCAAGCCATGGTGCTTTAGAGGAGGCCATCATGAGCATGAGTCACTGGTGGGTGTAATCTCTAACTGAGAAAAATTGATCCAAATCCATGATCTCAGGTGAAGTTTCAGGATTGTAAAGACAATTTGGTGGATTTTATTACAGGTTCTATGGAATAACCCATCTAGAGATAAAGCTTCCCTTTGCTGGTTATAGCTTTTAGGTTGCAGTTGTACTCAACTCACTGCATTTACTTGTCTTTTGATCCTgcaaaaatctcaaatttgagACTTTGAAACtataattgagattttttttttttttttttttggtcttctTTGTTGATTAATATGAGCAGAGGAGCCATAATCTCTTTGTTGATTTTTGACTGAATTCCCAGCTTTGGTTTTTCCATCCTTCCATCCTTCCATTCTAAAACTCAATAAGTAGACTAGAATATACTGTTATCAAAAAGGGGCTTGTGTTCCTCTAATTGAATTTCCCAAATGTTGAGAAATGTGTGGGAGTAATTTAGATATTTTGTACTTGCAAAGTTGGGTAGAAAGTGAATAATATGTTGGGTTGTGGAGGTGAGAAGGTTGATGACTCTCCAGGCGATATTTAAAATGCAGAAAAGATGGAATCTGAGCTGAAGGTGGTTGTTTAGTCACCTACCATCTCACTTCTTCATGCTATTgccttttgctttttttttggtagtttGGGAAAATTCTTGCTGTTTATGCTGTATCATATATgctttttcctctgttttgtcCTGACATAATCTTCTTGTGAGTTATGATAGAAACTAGGCAGAGGAGGGACCTGGCTACAGGTGTTGTTAGAGCTATTTTTCAATAACTTTGACTTTACCTAAAGGCAAGTGtgcctccctccctccctctacTTGTTGTCTTTCGAGTGGAGGAGTGCAAAGCATACACCTAAGTGCTTGCAAGTTGCAACTGAGTCTGCCAAAGGAGAAGCTACTCATGAGTCGTGAGCACCCCTATCTGGTTGttgtttatgttttttcttacTTTGAGAGTTCATTCACCAGCCTTGAACAAGTTAATTAAGGTAATTTTCCTTTGGATGAAAAAATTGGGTCCACTAGTGCACTTTCCATAAACTTTCCTTAcctttatttaagaaaaatagtgGGGGGAAATCTTTTACATTttgtcttctcttttctttgatATACTCtttccttatcttttttttatagcatccaaacataagaaatcattttctttctattttttctgccctttctttagtactttttaggaacaaacataaccttaaagaTAAAAACAAGCGAAGTTTGAAAAAAGTTGCACAAACCAAGCTTAAAACTAGGATAGATAAGTTGGGGTTCATGTTCATGTACCCTGGAGCTTGTTTGAGAACGGTTCTCAAAGAAAGtttcttgaatatatatatatatatatatatgataaatgttctgaaaacatgaaaaattctTGGATACTTAAAAGGAGAGTAAGGAGAGTAAGAGCTCTCTATAAGAATTGCtatcaaaatatgttttttgaaaactatttccAAAA
Above is a genomic segment from Vitis riparia cultivar Riparia Gloire de Montpellier isolate 1030 chromosome 14, EGFV_Vit.rip_1.0, whole genome shotgun sequence containing:
- the LOC117930003 gene encoding zinc finger protein 91-like, whose amino-acid sequence is MENNQEQKHECKVCKKRFFSGRSLGGHMRCHMAMNPAPRDENPIESDIGFEDGGDGDGGGQTGYGLRENPKKSWRLSGSNQTAPKQEEEQEREQYHICKVCGKGFNSSRALFGHMRHHSRQENLCRECGKGFSSLRALSGHMRCHSERFRAVDESRTSCQSQDETSCPTRRKRSQRYKMTSNPSFSNFNDSSSVTLSEPELEEGALCLMLLSRAVRSWEEFYSVSESSDNNSVIAEAKSSHQNTPIIKDEGENFVSDGRETSKMLKEKEKMLESCVLESGNVLFEKKTTETGSSDSGFVSHHETRVELEVCADDGLKKKLDVESQYELCDSEIEKKFHSEIKIKTTDVELGNIDLLTIGLQEANSEYVKHNSSKRAKCEPSEPDLEGNFCNKRSPAAQNKRIYKCSICSKIFQSHRVLGGHRMRCLASKSKSCGKSIQTNKILPDGKANSKLEKREYNENSIGQEAARVSGMNCELKRSKDYECEICFKVFASGQALGGHKRAHYAGSSETGEEGTTLVQQEHSDVSDIFDLNLPIAPEEGGANEHVGFKPWCFRGGHHEHESLVGVISN